A window of Campylobacter pinnipediorum subsp. pinnipediorum contains these coding sequences:
- the pseB gene encoding UDP-N-acetylglucosamine 4,6-dehydratase (inverting) has product MFDGKSILITGGTGSFGKKYTEILLKKYKPKRLIIYSRDELKQYEMSQVFKHQAMRYFIGDVRDEVRLTTAMREVDYVIHAAAMKHVPIAEYNPMECIKTNINGAQNVINAAIECKVKKVIALSTDKACNPVNLYGATKLASDKLFVAANNIVGSSHTRFSVVRYGNVVGSRGSVVPFFKKLISEGAKELPITHMDMTRFWITLEQGVSFVLKNFERMKGGEIFIPKIPSMSMPDLAKALAPDLGINIIGIRPGEKMHEVMISKDDAHLTYEFDDHYVISPSIQFLTPSDFSTNLLGEKGKKVKDEFEYSSDKNHLWLDKNSLLEMIK; this is encoded by the coding sequence ATGTTTGATGGTAAAAGTATCTTAATAACCGGAGGAACTGGATCTTTTGGGAAAAAATACACGGAAATTTTATTAAAAAAATATAAACCAAAAAGATTGATTATATATTCAAGAGATGAATTAAAACAATACGAGATGTCTCAGGTTTTTAAACATCAAGCGATGAGATATTTTATAGGCGATGTCCGTGATGAAGTTCGCTTAACAACTGCTATGCGTGAGGTTGATTATGTTATTCACGCAGCTGCTATGAAGCATGTGCCTATAGCCGAATATAATCCAATGGAGTGCATAAAGACAAATATAAATGGCGCTCAAAATGTTATTAATGCTGCAATAGAATGCAAAGTAAAAAAAGTAATAGCTCTTTCTACCGATAAGGCTTGTAATCCTGTAAATTTATACGGTGCAACCAAACTAGCAAGTGATAAACTTTTTGTTGCTGCAAACAACATAGTAGGCTCTTCGCATACCCGTTTTAGTGTCGTGAGATATGGAAATGTCGTTGGTTCAAGGGGTTCTGTTGTGCCGTTTTTTAAAAAGCTAATCTCAGAGGGCGCAAAAGAGCTACCTATAACACATATGGATATGACAAGATTTTGGATAACCCTAGAACAAGGTGTTTCGTTTGTGCTAAAAAACTTTGAAAGAATGAAGGGTGGAGAGATTTTTATACCAAAAATTCCTTCCATGTCTATGCCTGATCTTGCTAAGGCTCTTGCACCTGATTTGGGTATAAATATCATAGGTATAAGACCCGGTGAAAAGATGCACGAGGTTATGATTTCAAAAGATGATGCTCATCTTACATACGAGTTTGATGACCATTATGTGATTAGTCCATCTATTCAGTTTCTTACGCCTTCTGATTTTTCTACAAATTTACTTGGAGAAAAAGGCAAGAAAGTAAAAGATGAATTTGAGTATAGCTCGGATAAAAATCACTTGTGGCTTGACAAAAACTCTTTGTTGGAGATGATAAAATGA
- the thiM gene encoding hydroxyethylthiazole kinase, with protein MEILSQIRLLKPLVHCITNYVTANDVANALISLGASPVMADDEKEVEEMVSISNALVINIGTLNERTITSMIKAGKKANELNIPVVLDPVGAGATTFRTQTALKLIENIKFSIIRGNVSEISALVGEDIKSRGVDTSNDSAELGLEEIVKRASALWQLSKSVVVVSGKMDVVLEGNNVAVGENGHEIMTKVTGSGCMLSAALAAFAASGEDMFQAALYGVLSFGICGEMANDLMKNRDANASYRNYLINELSNIDDSTVELRKMVRSNLGI; from the coding sequence ATGGAAATTTTATCACAAATTCGCTTACTAAAACCGCTTGTTCACTGTATAACAAATTATGTAACAGCGAATGATGTTGCAAATGCTCTTATTTCGCTTGGTGCATCGCCTGTTATGGCTGATGATGAAAAAGAAGTTGAGGAGATGGTTAGCATATCTAACGCTTTGGTTATAAACATAGGCACATTAAACGAAAGAACTATAACATCTATGATAAAGGCTGGTAAAAAAGCAAATGAGCTAAATATCCCTGTGGTGCTTGATCCGGTTGGTGCTGGTGCTACGACATTTAGGACACAAACGGCTTTAAAATTGATAGAAAATATAAAATTTAGCATTATAAGAGGCAATGTTTCTGAAATCTCAGCCCTTGTTGGAGAAGACATTAAATCTCGTGGTGTAGATACAAGCAATGATAGCGCCGAGCTTGGATTGGAAGAGATAGTAAAACGCGCATCTGCTTTATGGCAATTATCAAAATCCGTTGTTGTGGTTTCTGGTAAGATGGATGTTGTGCTAGAAGGAAATAATGTAGCTGTTGGTGAAAACGGACATGAGATTATGACAAAAGTAACCGGAAGCGGTTGTATGCTTTCAGCTGCGTTAGCAGCATTTGCGGCCAGTGGAGAAGATATGTTTCAAGCTGCATTATATGGTGTTTTGTCATTTGGAATTTGTGGAGAAATGGCTAATGATTTGATGAAAAATAGGGATGCAAATGCCAGCTATAGGAATTATCTTATTAATGAACTATCAAACATTGATGATTCAACTGTTGAGCTTAGAAAGATGGTTCGTAGTAATTTAGGAATATGA
- the pseG gene encoding UDP-2,4-diacetamido-2,4,6-trideoxy-beta-L-altropyranose hydrolase: MLFEKIQNLKTLIRSDSSSDIGLGHIKRDLVLAKKIKDVSFACMNLEGNIINEISYPTYILQSDDLSELIKLIKTEKIELLIIDHYGISFEDEKYIKDQTGVKILSFDDEYKEHYCDFLLNVNLFAKSENYNGLLAKDTEIYCGARFVLVRDEFYVESKILRDKKFDYFVSIGGSDILGLGFEISKKLLSKGAFVSMATTNANKQLNELEKLSTQYQNFTLYINSDNIAKIMNESRELIIQASSFINEAFVLKSKFKAIKTAKNQEKMYEWLLQNGYDVYNADDILKFL, from the coding sequence ATGCTATTTGAAAAAATACAAAACCTAAAAACCCTAATCCGTTCTGATAGTAGTTCAGATATAGGCCTTGGCCATATAAAAAGAGATTTAGTCCTTGCAAAAAAGATAAAAGATGTCAGCTTTGCTTGTATGAACTTAGAAGGAAATATCATAAATGAAATTTCATATCCTACGTATATATTACAAAGCGATGATTTAAGCGAGCTTATAAAGCTCATCAAAACAGAAAAAATAGAACTTTTGATAATAGACCATTATGGCATAAGCTTTGAAGATGAAAAATACATCAAGGATCAAACCGGAGTTAAAATTTTAAGCTTTGATGATGAGTATAAAGAGCATTATTGCGATTTTTTGTTAAATGTAAATTTATTTGCAAAGAGTGAAAACTACAACGGACTATTGGCAAAAGATACAGAAATCTATTGTGGTGCTAGGTTTGTTTTGGTTAGAGATGAGTTTTATGTTGAAAGTAAGATTTTAAGAGATAAAAAATTTGATTATTTTGTTAGTATAGGTGGAAGTGATATACTTGGTTTGGGCTTTGAAATTTCAAAAAAACTTCTATCAAAAGGTGCTTTTGTTTCAATGGCAACCACAAATGCAAACAAGCAACTTAACGAGCTTGAAAAATTATCAACACAATATCAAAATTTCACACTTTATATAAACTCAGACAATATAGCAAAGATAATGAATGAAAGTCGTGAGCTTATTATACAAGCTAGTTCATTTATAAATGAAGCCTTTGTTTTAAAATCTAAATTTAAAGCCATAAAAACCGCTAAAAATCAAGAAAAGATGTATGAATGGCTTTTGCAAAATGGCTATGATGTTTATAATGCTGATGATATTTTAAAGTTTTTATAA
- the rplD gene encoding 50S ribosomal protein L4, translated as MSKICVLNDKFEKASELELPASYAEVNPHNLYLYVKSYLASMRANTAHTKSRAFVSGGGKKPWRQKGRGGARAGSTRTNVWVGGAVAFGPTNNKNYFQKVNKKQKRLALEVALAQKAEAGKLFAVDSVEVQSGKTKDANKIIKSLNLRDVLVVKDLLDDKTLLAFRNLANSYVVDASEVNAYLVATYSAVIIEKAALQTITKEG; from the coding sequence ATGAGTAAAATTTGCGTATTAAATGATAAATTTGAAAAAGCTAGCGAGCTTGAACTTCCTGCAAGTTATGCAGAAGTAAATCCTCACAATCTTTATCTTTACGTAAAATCTTACTTAGCTTCTATGCGTGCAAATACAGCTCATACAAAGAGCCGTGCATTTGTAAGTGGTGGCGGTAAGAAACCTTGGAGACAAAAAGGTCGTGGTGGTGCTCGTGCAGGTTCAACTAGAACGAATGTATGGGTAGGTGGTGCAGTTGCATTTGGTCCTACAAATAACAAAAACTACTTTCAAAAAGTTAATAAAAAACAAAAAAGACTTGCTCTTGAAGTTGCTCTTGCTCAAAAAGCAGAGGCTGGAAAACTTTTTGCTGTTGATAGCGTAGAAGTTCAATCAGGCAAAACAAAAGATGCAAATAAAATCATAAAATCTTTAAATTTGAGAGATGTGCTTGTTGTAAAAGATTTGCTTGATGACAAAACATTATTAGCGTTTAGAAATTTAGCAAATAGTTATGTTGTAGATGCAAGTGAAGTAAATGCTTACTTAGTAGCTACTTATAGTGCAGTTATAATTGAAAAAGCAGCACTTCAAACAATAACAAAAGAGGGCTAA
- the rplB gene encoding 50S ribosomal protein L2, with protein MAIKSYKPYTPSRRYMTGLSSEDITAKPSVRGLLVKIPATGGRNNNGRITSRHKEAGAKKLYRIIDFKRRKFDIEGKVEAIEYDPNRNCRIALISYKDGEKRYIIRPSGLNVGDIISSAEDKSLDIKPGNAMKLRFIPVGTIVHNIELKPGKGAQIARSAGGYAQLMGKEEKYVILRMPSGEMRQVLAECMASIGVVGNEDWANITIGKAGRNRHRGIRPQTRGSAMNPVDHPHGGGEGKKNSGRHPVTPWGKPTKGAKTRRKKASDKLIISRRKGK; from the coding sequence ATGGCTATAAAATCATATAAACCATATACTCCTAGCCGTAGATATATGACAGGATTAAGTTCAGAAGATATTACAGCAAAACCAAGCGTAAGAGGACTTCTTGTTAAGATACCAGCAACTGGTGGTAGAAATAACAATGGTCGTATAACTTCAAGACATAAAGAAGCTGGTGCTAAAAAACTTTATCGTATTATAGACTTTAAGCGCCGCAAATTTGATATTGAAGGTAAGGTTGAAGCTATTGAATACGATCCAAACAGAAATTGTCGTATAGCACTTATATCATACAAAGATGGTGAAAAAAGATATATCATTAGACCTAGCGGTTTAAATGTTGGTGATATTATCTCTTCTGCAGAAGACAAATCACTTGACATCAAGCCTGGTAATGCTATGAAATTAAGATTTATACCAGTTGGTACAATCGTTCATAACATAGAGCTTAAGCCTGGTAAAGGTGCACAAATAGCTCGTTCAGCTGGTGGATATGCTCAGCTTATGGGTAAAGAAGAAAAATATGTAATCTTAAGAATGCCAAGTGGCGAAATGAGACAAGTATTAGCTGAATGTATGGCAAGTATCGGTGTTGTTGGTAACGAAGATTGGGCTAACATCACAATAGGAAAAGCGGGAAGAAATAGACATAGAGGTATTCGCCCTCAAACTCGTGGTTCTGCGATGAACCCAGTTGATCACCCACACGGCGGTGGTGAAGGTAAGAAAAACTCAGGACGTCACCCTGTTACTCCTTGGGGTAAACCAACTAAAGGTGCTAAGACTCGCCGTAAAAAAGCTAGCGATAAGCTTATAATTTCAAGAAGGAAAGGAAAATAG
- the dcd gene encoding dCTP deaminase, producing the protein MGLKSDTWIRKMSLEHDMISPFCEEQIGKGVVSYGLSSYGYDIRVGDEFKIFTNIGGTIVDPKNFNEKNVVDFKGDVCIVPPNSFALARTIEYFNMPNDVLAICLGKSTYARCGIIVNVTPFEPGFKGHITIEISNTTPLPAKIYANEGIAQVLFLQGDEACEVTYADKNGKYQSQEGITLPRILK; encoded by the coding sequence ATGGGACTTAAAAGCGATACTTGGATAAGAAAGATGAGTTTAGAGCACGATATGATTTCTCCTTTTTGTGAAGAACAGATAGGTAAGGGTGTTGTTAGTTATGGACTTTCAAGCTATGGATATGATATCAGGGTTGGTGATGAGTTTAAAATTTTTACAAATATAGGTGGAACGATAGTTGATCCAAAAAATTTTAATGAAAAAAATGTAGTTGATTTTAAAGGTGATGTTTGCATTGTTCCGCCAAATTCTTTTGCTCTTGCAAGGACTATTGAGTATTTTAATATGCCAAATGATGTTTTAGCTATTTGTCTTGGTAAAAGCACATACGCAAGATGTGGAATAATAGTAAATGTTACACCTTTTGAGCCAGGTTTTAAGGGTCATATAACAATTGAAATTTCAAATACCACCCCTTTGCCGGCTAAAATTTATGCAAATGAAGGTATAGCACAGGTATTGTTTTTGCAAGGCGATGAGGCTTGTGAAGTAACTTATGCTGATAAAAATGGAAAATATCAAAGCCAAGAGGGCATAACACTGCCTAGAATTTTAAAATAA
- the rpsC gene encoding 30S ribosomal protein S3 produces MGQKVNPIGLRLGINRNWESRWFPAKESLAESIGEDYKIRAFLKKKLYYAGISQILIERTAKKLRVTVVAARPGIIIGKKGQDVEILKNDVAKLIGKDVNINIKEERKAQASAQLAAENVAMQLERRVAFRRAMKKVIQGAQKSGAKGIKISVAGRLGGAEMARTEWYLEGRVPLHTLRAKIDYGFAEAHTTYGNIGIKVWIFKGEVLQKGVQADKTEDDAPKKPRRARRGK; encoded by the coding sequence ATGGGACAAAAAGTAAATCCGATAGGTCTTAGACTTGGTATAAATCGTAATTGGGAATCAAGATGGTTTCCTGCTAAAGAAAGTCTTGCTGAAAGCATAGGTGAAGATTATAAAATTCGTGCTTTTTTAAAGAAAAAACTATATTATGCAGGAATTAGTCAAATTTTAATAGAAAGAACAGCTAAAAAACTTCGTGTTACAGTTGTTGCTGCTCGTCCTGGTATCATCATCGGTAAAAAAGGACAAGATGTTGAAATATTAAAAAATGATGTTGCAAAATTAATCGGCAAAGATGTTAATATCAACATCAAAGAGGAAAGAAAAGCGCAAGCATCAGCTCAATTAGCAGCTGAAAATGTTGCTATGCAACTTGAGCGTCGTGTTGCTTTCCGTCGTGCAATGAAAAAAGTTATTCAAGGTGCTCAAAAGTCTGGTGCTAAAGGTATTAAAATATCAGTAGCTGGACGTTTAGGTGGTGCAGAAATGGCTAGAACAGAATGGTATCTAGAAGGCCGTGTTCCACTTCATACACTTAGAGCAAAGATTGATTATGGTTTTGCTGAAGCACATACAACTTATGGAAACATAGGTATTAAAGTATGGATATTCAAAGGTGAGGTTCTTCAAAAAGGCGTTCAAGCTGACAAAACTGAAGATGATGCACCAAAAAAACCACGTAGAGCAAGAAGAGGTAAATAG
- the rpsJ gene encoding 30S ribosomal protein S10 codes for MERIRLKLKAYDHRVLDRTVAAIVEAVKRTGADVRGPVPMPTKTKRYTVLKSPHVNKDSREQFEMRIHARMLDIVAATPETVDSLTKLDLAPEVNVEVRAMK; via the coding sequence ATGGAAAGAATTAGGTTAAAGCTAAAAGCTTATGACCATAGAGTTCTAGACCGCACAGTTGCAGCAATTGTAGAAGCTGTCAAAAGAACTGGTGCTGACGTTCGTGGTCCAGTGCCAATGCCTACGAAGACTAAACGCTACACAGTCTTAAAATCTCCACACGTAAACAAAGACTCACGTGAGCAGTTTGAGATGAGAATTCATGCTAGAATGCTTGACATTGTGGCAGCCACTCCAGAAACCGTAGATAGCTTAACAAAACTTGACTTAGCCCCTGAGGTTAATGTTGAAGTTCGTGCAATGAAGTAA
- the rplP gene encoding 50S ribosomal protein L16 translates to MLMPKRTKFRKQMKGRNRGYATRGASLSTGEFAIKAVEAGRVNSRQIEAARQALTRHVKRQAKIWIRVFPDKPLTKKPLQTRMGKGKAGVEEWVMNIKPGRIIYEMAGVSEELAKEALTLAMHKLPFKTKFVTRESENEIY, encoded by the coding sequence ATGTTGATGCCTAAAAGAACGAAATTTCGTAAGCAAATGAAAGGGCGTAACCGCGGCTATGCAACTCGTGGTGCAAGTTTATCAACTGGTGAATTTGCTATAAAAGCAGTTGAAGCTGGTAGAGTAAACTCACGCCAAATAGAGGCCGCTCGTCAAGCACTTACTCGTCATGTTAAAAGACAGGCAAAAATTTGGATTAGAGTGTTTCCAGATAAACCACTAACCAAAAAGCCACTTCAAACTCGTATGGGTAAAGGTAAAGCAGGTGTTGAAGAATGGGTAATGAATATTAAGCCTGGTCGTATAATTTATGAAATGGCTGGTGTTAGTGAAGAGCTTGCAAAAGAAGCACTAACTTTAGCGATGCATAAATTGCCATTTAAGACAAAATTTGTAACGCGAGAGAGTGAAAATGAAATATACTGA
- the rplC gene encoding 50S ribosomal protein L3 has translation MEYIVEKIGMSRTVAAQSIPVTLLKLVDTKVCEIDENKRAIVAYADTKANNKSIQGQQKKYNLTAEFNKFATIEVANSEVGAIDVTPLSEAKVLKVSFNSKGRGYQGVVKRHGFAGGPKSHGSRFHRRHGSIGNCEWPGRVQPGMKMAGHMGNEKVTVKNELVSFDNENGIIVVKGCVPGYNGAMGRIRIVK, from the coding sequence ATGGAATATATCGTAGAAAAAATAGGTATGAGCAGAACAGTAGCTGCACAAAGCATACCAGTAACTTTGTTAAAACTTGTAGATACTAAAGTTTGCGAAATAGATGAAAATAAGCGTGCTATCGTTGCTTATGCTGATACTAAAGCAAATAACAAATCTATACAAGGTCAACAAAAAAAATACAATCTAACTGCCGAATTTAATAAATTCGCAACAATTGAAGTAGCAAACTCAGAAGTTGGTGCTATTGATGTTACTCCACTTAGTGAAGCTAAGGTTTTAAAAGTTAGCTTTAACTCAAAAGGTAGAGGATATCAGGGTGTTGTAAAAAGACATGGTTTTGCTGGTGGTCCAAAAAGCCACGGTTCTAGATTTCACAGAAGACACGGTTCAATCGGTAACTGCGAATGGCCTGGACGTGTTCAGCCTGGTATGAAAATGGCGGGACATATGGGTAATGAAAAAGTTACTGTTAAAAATGAACTAGTTAGCTTTGATAATGAAAATGGAATTATCGTAGTAAAAGGTTGTGTGCCAGGTTATAATGGTGCAATGGGTAGAATAAGGATTGTAAAATGA
- the rplV gene encoding 50S ribosomal protein L22 has product MSKSIIKFVRLSPTKARLIAREVQGMNAELALASLQFMPNRGAKFIANAISSAVANGGFEPEEVVVSSCRVDAGPVLKRFRPRARGSASRIRKPTSHILVEVSKAQKEA; this is encoded by the coding sequence ATGAGTAAATCAATAATAAAATTTGTAAGACTTTCTCCAACAAAAGCTAGACTTATAGCTCGTGAGGTTCAAGGAATGAATGCTGAACTTGCTCTTGCAAGCCTTCAATTTATGCCAAATCGTGGAGCTAAATTTATAGCAAATGCTATTAGTTCAGCTGTAGCTAATGGCGGTTTTGAGCCAGAAGAGGTTGTTGTAAGTAGTTGTCGCGTTGATGCAGGTCCAGTTCTTAAGAGATTTAGACCAAGAGCAAGAGGAAGTGCGAGTAGAATTCGCAAACCAACTTCTCATATATTGGTAGAAGTATCAAAAGCACAGAAGGAAGCATAA
- the rpmC gene encoding 50S ribosomal protein L29, with protein MKYTELKEKSVTELNAMLKEKKVLLFTLKQKLKTMQLSNPNEIGAVKKEIAQINTAISASK; from the coding sequence ATGAAATATACTGAGTTGAAAGAAAAAAGCGTTACTGAGTTAAACGCTATGCTAAAAGAGAAGAAGGTGCTTTTATTTACACTAAAGCAAAAGTTAAAAACTATGCAGTTAAGTAACCCTAATGAGATAGGTGCTGTGAAAAAAGAGATAGCACAAATCAATACTGCAATTAGTGCTTCAAAGTAA
- the rpsS gene encoding 30S ribosomal protein S19 translates to MARSLKKGPFVDEHVMKKVVSAKSANDNKPIKTWSRRSTIVPEMIGLTFNVHNGKSFIPVYVTENHIGYKLGEFSPTRTFKGHKGSVQKKIGK, encoded by the coding sequence ATGGCAAGATCACTCAAAAAAGGTCCTTTCGTAGATGAGCATGTAATGAAAAAAGTTGTTTCTGCTAAAAGCGCAAACGACAATAAACCAATCAAAACATGGTCAAGACGCAGTACGATTGTGCCTGAAATGATTGGATTAACTTTTAATGTTCATAACGGTAAAAGTTTTATACCTGTATATGTAACAGAAAACCACATTGGTTATAAACTTGGCGAATTTTCTCCAACACGCACATTTAAGGGTCACAAAGGCTCAGTGCAGAAAAAAATAGGCAAGTAA
- a CDS encoding 50S ribosomal protein L23 → MADITDIKTIIYTEKTLGLQENGVVVIQTSPRVTKNGLKEVLKEYFGVTPLQVNSLRVNGKVKRFRGRIGVRDDVKKFYVKLPEGVSLENTEA, encoded by the coding sequence ATGGCAGATATAACTGATATCAAAACAATTATTTATACAGAAAAAACTCTTGGCCTTCAAGAAAATGGTGTTGTTGTTATACAAACTTCACCAAGAGTTACAAAAAATGGCTTAAAAGAAGTTTTAAAAGAATATTTTGGTGTAACGCCACTTCAAGTAAATTCTCTAAGAGTGAATGGAAAAGTGAAGCGTTTTAGAGGAAGAATTGGCGTAAGAGATGATGTTAAGAAATTTTACGTTAAATTACCTGAAGGCGTAAGCCTAGAAAATACGGAGGCATAA
- the pseF gene encoding pseudaminic acid cytidylyltransferase: MNLCVIPARGGSKRIPKKNIKDFLGKPLIAYSIQTALSSKIFDEVIVSTDDKDIADVAIKFGAKVPFFRDEKLSDDYASSVDVVIDAIKKMDERYQNICCLYATAPLLKYQILMKAYDEFISSNSNFLFSVCEFSYPIQRALMLDENKSVSMFYPEYFNSRSQDLQKSYHDAGQFYFGKREAWLDNKNIFKDNSKAFVLPYNLVCDIDTLQDFEFAQKLYQINAI, translated from the coding sequence ATGAACTTATGTGTAATTCCGGCTCGTGGTGGAAGCAAAAGAATACCCAAAAAAAATATTAAAGATTTTTTAGGAAAACCACTTATAGCTTATAGTATCCAAACGGCTTTAAGCTCAAAGATATTTGATGAGGTTATAGTAAGCACAGATGATAAAGATATAGCTGATGTTGCGATAAAATTTGGTGCAAAAGTGCCATTTTTTAGAGATGAAAAATTAAGCGATGATTATGCTTCTAGTGTTGATGTTGTGATAGATGCCATAAAAAAAATGGATGAAAGATATCAAAATATATGCTGTTTGTATGCAACCGCACCTTTATTAAAATATCAAATTCTAATGAAAGCTTATGATGAATTTATAAGTTCAAATAGTAATTTTTTATTTTCTGTTTGTGAGTTTTCTTATCCTATACAAAGGGCTTTAATGCTTGATGAAAACAAATCTGTAAGTATGTTTTATCCGGAGTATTTTAACTCTCGTTCACAGGATTTACAAAAGTCATATCACGATGCCGGTCAGTTTTATTTTGGTAAAAGAGAGGCTTGGCTAGACAATAAAAATATTTTTAAAGATAATTCAAAGGCATTTGTTCTACCTTATAATTTGGTTTGTGATATAGACACATTGCAAGATTTTGAATTTGCACAAAAGCTCTATCAAATAAATGCTATTTGA
- the pseC gene encoding UDP-4-amino-4,6-dideoxy-N-acetyl-beta-L-altrosamine transaminase: MIPYSKQQIIQSDIDAVCEALKGDFLTGGKNVDAFEDALCEYLGVKNVVVMNSATSALHVAYAIFGVKQQDEVITTPVTFAATANAALMCGADVRFCDVKDDGNIDESLIQNLINSQTKVISVVDFGGNPVEIQSIIDTAKKHGIKVLDDASHALGSEIDGVKVGNHADISIFSFHAIKPITTFEGGAIATNSDEYANLARLYRSHGISKKELWDSDMSLLGYNYRLSDVACALGANQLKRLDDMIAVREEIAQFYNESFKDNEFFKTIKISSNKKSSRHLYPILLDEKLAKFKKEIFIKLHELGIGVQVHYKPTYKFSFYKQKYKDISLKNAENFYSRELSLPCHQGMSLSDARFVSDKLFAVLKEILK; this comes from the coding sequence ATGATACCTTATAGTAAGCAACAAATAATTCAAAGTGATATTGATGCCGTTTGCGAAGCTTTGAAGGGGGATTTTTTAACTGGCGGTAAAAATGTGGATGCCTTTGAAGATGCGCTTTGCGAGTATCTTGGGGTAAAAAATGTAGTTGTTATGAACTCTGCTACTTCGGCACTTCATGTAGCTTATGCTATCTTTGGTGTAAAACAACAAGATGAGGTCATAACAACTCCGGTAACCTTTGCAGCTACTGCCAATGCCGCTTTGATGTGTGGCGCTGATGTTAGGTTTTGTGATGTAAAAGATGATGGAAATATAGATGAGAGTTTGATACAAAATTTAATAAATAGCCAAACAAAGGTTATAAGTGTTGTTGATTTTGGCGGAAATCCGGTTGAGATACAAAGCATAATAGACACAGCAAAAAAACACGGGATAAAAGTCCTTGATGATGCTTCTCACGCTCTTGGAAGCGAGATAGATGGCGTTAAGGTTGGAAATCATGCTGATATTAGTATATTTAGTTTTCATGCTATAAAACCAATTACCACATTTGAGGGTGGAGCTATAGCCACAAATAGCGATGAGTATGCAAATTTAGCTAGACTTTATCGTTCTCACGGCATATCAAAAAAAGAGCTTTGGGATAGCGATATGAGTTTGCTTGGTTATAATTATAGGCTTAGTGATGTTGCTTGTGCCTTGGGTGCAAATCAACTTAAAAGACTTGATGATATGATAGCTGTTCGTGAGGAAATAGCTCAGTTTTATAATGAGAGTTTTAAAGATAATGAGTTTTTTAAAACTATAAAAATATCATCAAATAAAAAAAGTTCAAGACATTTGTATCCTATTTTATTAGATGAAAAACTAGCAAAATTTAAAAAAGAAATTTTTATCAAACTTCATGAGCTTGGTATCGGTGTTCAAGTGCATTATAAGCCAACATATAAGTTTAGTTTTTATAAACAAAAATACAAAGATATAAGCCTTAAAAATGCTGAAAATTTTTATAGTCGTGAGCTTAGTTTGCCTTGTCATCAGGGCATGAGCTTATCAGATGCAAGGTTTGTGTCCGATAAACTATTTGCTGTATTAAAAGAGATTTTAAAATGA
- the accB gene encoding acetyl-CoA carboxylase biotin carboxyl carrier protein, with protein sequence MKKEDIKHIIELFEKKDINKIRIKEGDFEIELEKQTETLEKPAAPAASPAPTPINVQVVNEKPATTAKNTLNSPMVGTFYSAPSPGASSFVKVGQKVRKGEVIGIIEAMKIMNDLEAEYDCQISEILVADGQPVEFGMALFAVEKL encoded by the coding sequence ATGAAAAAAGAAGATATCAAACATATAATTGAGCTATTTGAAAAAAAAGACATAAACAAAATTCGTATAAAAGAAGGCGATTTTGAAATTGAGCTTGAAAAACAGACAGAAACATTGGAAAAACCAGCCGCACCAGCTGCTTCACCGGCACCGACACCTATAAACGTTCAAGTTGTAAATGAAAAACCAGCAACAACTGCCAAAAATACATTAAACTCACCTATGGTAGGAACATTTTATTCAGCTCCTAGCCCGGGTGCTTCATCTTTTGTAAAAGTTGGACAAAAGGTAAGAAAAGGCGAAGTTATAGGCATTATTGAGGCTATGAAAATAATGAACGATTTAGAGGCTGAGTATGATTGTCAAATTTCTGAAATTTTAGTAGCTGATGGTCAGCCAGTTGAGTTTGGTATGGCATTATTTGCGGTGGAGAAACTATAA